The sequence GGTGCAGCAACGCTGACGCATATCAATTCATTAATAAATGGACAGCAAGCTAGGGGTGTTAATGAGCTTATTTTAGAGGTGGGTACTGAAAACATGGagaggaggatgaggaagaaAGAGAGTGGCGGAACCACACATGGAGGGAGCAGAACTGGTGGTCGGTGCGTCTGTCACACTGATTAATCACCGATACCAGGAACTTCAGTGTGAACCTAGTTTAACATAAGGATCTAAATCCTCTGGCAACACACAGTGTTAGTaacataaaatgcaaaacacattGGAAATGTGAACTCTCATTCATTAGTCTTCATTCTGAAATAATAGTAAAACCCTTTTATGCACTCTCCACAGTACGTGAAGTTGCCTCTGCTCCTAATAAAAATAACTAACGATCGCTCGTGGTAGGAAGGCTAGAAAAGCAAACTCCTAATGCTGTGTTCGTATTGACATTAGCTAAAATTAGTTTCAGAAATTCAAAGCTTGACAAAAACAAGAGATGAAACAATTGGCCACAGCAGGTGGTACATCTCTACCAACAACATCGAGGTATTTAAACCTTGAAGGACTTGACCGAAGAGATGCCGCTGTCCGACTGACGCTGGTAATCGTAACGCGAGAAAGGGCCCTTCAGAATGGCTCCTGTGTGCCTCAGATCAACCATTTCTTCAACAGCGATGTTTCCCCAGTGAGACACCTCAATGGTGCGAGTGATGCTGGTGATGGTGAGGAAGGGTGTGTTGTTTTCATAATGGATCTTCATTGCATCCTGACAGTTTgagaggaaaaaacaaatcaccagccatttttgcagctttgttctttgttttttttggagcTAACCAAATGTGGGAGGAGCAATACCTCGCTGAATGGAGCTACGTCGCGGAATGGTCCGTACTCGATGATCTCGTCGGTCTTGCTGGGGTTGCCCAATTTGGTGTAGCTCTCCACTGTCTTGGAGGCCAGACGAACACGTGTGGTCTGGCTGCGAGTGGGATACGGGGAGTACAGATAGTGGTTGCCCTGGAAAATAACCAGCTGACGCTCAGCCTGGGTGATCTGTGTTGGGAAAGGCTTCAGGACATGACTAAATGTCATCTCAGTCTTCACTTTCAGCTGAGCACCAGCGGCCAGAGTTGAAGGCAGCAGAACTTTGTAGAACTCCCCTCTGTTATGAGACAGATAAGGAAGAAATTGGATTAGATACCAACTTACACATCAAATAGGTGTATTTTTATCCATCAATAAACAACATTTTGACTGGACATTTCACCTTTTTCTAAAACAGAAAGAGTGGTTTCCTGCATAATCCACAAAATTTCTTCAAGGCTGAGGTTGGGACTAAAAAACAAGCGTAAAGCTTTCTAGTTTAGGCTTTCAAATCTAAAACACTGCACTAACTGTTAAACATGGTCACAAACAACATCGTGCTGAGTGTCTGTTTTGCTGCTAGTAATAAGGGGACAAAGGGGTGGAAAACAATGTAGGAGGATTACCTCCAGATTCTTCAACTCAACAGCTAGATGATTGAAATATGAACAAAACTGGATGTTTTAACTGGACAATGGTCCAAAACACACATTAGCACTGGGTTTGGAAGAGATAACGAAGACTAACATTGAGCTTCTGGACAAGCCCTGATCTATCTAAATCCAATTTGAAATTTATGGTGTCCTTGCCAGGAACCAACCAAATGCTTTGTTGTAtcacaaacaaatgtttcaaatgCATAATGCAAGGCCTGAAATTATTACTGCATTATTTCTGATAATGAGTGTATCTAAACATCTGACCTAGCATTTTAATTACAATGGAAAACAATGGAACTACAATGGAGAACATTTGCTTTTTAGGAGATCAAATCTGCGGGTGGTCCCTGGATACCTTTGCCCCTGGATTGATGTCTGTTGGAGTTCAAGCGTGccatcctcctcttcatcacccTTCAcctgtaataaaacaaaagatcTAAAATACAGAAGAATACGGCAAGCTTGATGTCCTGGTATCCTGTGATTCACAGTAGAAGGGGGCAGAACTGTGCGCAGTCACACGCGGAAGTGACCTGCCCGGCGCATACGTGTCATTCAGCCACTGACTGAGCGTGGAGTCCTGCGGAAGTTAGTCTACATGCTAACACAGTTAGCCAAGTCAGCTCCCATTGATTCCCTCAGGGTTTAGTTATTACAGTACACTCTGTGAACTGATGTAAAAGTCATGCATTTATACGTGCACAACTTTTATTATTTGCAACCACTCGCTATTTGTGGCGAATTAACTTCTGAGCTTGCAGAACAATAACTGAACCGACCCGCTGAGCTTTCTTAGCTTTGCTTTCGTTCTAGCCATAAAAACAAGCCCGCATGCTTTTAGCCGCTACACCTATGCAACagaaacctaaaaaataaaacgttAGCGAGCGACACAATGGTTGTTGTAGCCACTAATCTTAGCTTTTGAAAGATCATGAGCTAACGTTAGCTAGCGGGTGATGATGCGGCGTTGGCGCTATTTCTTTAGCTAAATGTAGACTTACTGAAGCTCCAATATAAGCCATGTGAGGTGCCAAGTCTGCATCTACCGCCAGTATAAAACTCTGGACGGAGGACTGTCCATGGTTAGACAGCACGATCTCCGCGGTGATCTTAGCCAGATGAGTGCTCAGGTCCACCGTCCTCTTCACATCCTCATTCACCAAACCGTTCGCAGAAACCTCCAAGCTCAAAGCGGTCACAAACAGCAAGCACACGGCGAGGAGCGGCCACCTTCGTGTCATCGTTAATGGGAACATAAGAACAGAAATGCCGGAATTGAAGCAGCGAGTTTGCAGTGGAAACGAAGAGCAGCTGAAGAAAGGCCGCCGCGCCGCTCTACATCAGAAAGGATGACGCTTCATTCAGTCGGACGTGATTGCGTCACTGCGCACTCAACAGCGTGGTGGGAGTGAGAAGGAGCAAACAAACTCGACAGGTCCATGACATAGATAGTCATACGTATTGGAGAATATAAGAAAAATttgtataaataaacacaaatagaaaCTGGAAAGTCCTGGTCCTTTATATGAAAAGTGTGTAACGGTACTATATGAGGCAGCGTCGCCGAAATAGCTCAGTTGGGAGAGCGTTAGACTGAAGATCTAAAGGTCCCTGGTTCGATCCCGGGTTTCGGCAGACTGTGTGAACACATTTTGCCTTCTCTTGCAGCCTACAACATGGACGATACAGGTTCGATTCCTGGTTGTGTCAATTCTATATTGTCATTTCAAAAAGATATTActccttttatgttttataattcAGGAAATATGTtataacatgtaaaaaaaaaaggtaagatTTCAAATTAACTGCACAATTATTTTTTAGTGATCTTTTAATTATACCTTTGGGTTAGGGTTTGTGCCTGTGAATATATGAATACGTTAGACTGAAATTAACAGTCTTATTAAATGAATATGGAACATTTATTACAGTTTTAGTTGGTTATTAATGAACATATTGGTTTGTAAGGTGCATTGAGATGATGTCTGTTAATTTTGTCTGAAAAACCCCTTTAATGTATCATAAATTAACACACagtctctttttattttaatgttatcaGAATGGTTGCTGGTTCAAAAAAAGAACATGTTACATAATAATGACCACATGGTTTAgttaaatgatttattaaaatctgaatgtgaaaaatattcttATTTAAACATATATACAAAATGTAGTAAAAGTACGAATGTAAAGCAGATGGCAAAGTTCTTCTTTTTCCATAAAAAAACCCATCAATTTAGATAatttttcttcacatttatAAACGAAATGCACTGTCAAAATGCCACAAGAGTAAAGTTAAAAATATGTATGAAAGGCTGTAAGAAAAACTATTCACAAGAagtcttgaaaatgtttttaaactttgaatctttaaactgttaaaaaggaaaagaaattaaatacaaCATAAAGTGAAAACAGCATTCCCCTTTGACAGTAATAAATTCCCCCTACCCATCTGAACATTgttaatcaaataatatttacaataTTTACGCTGAACACCAGGACTTGCAGAATTATCTGAAATCATTTACCTTTTTCGGTAGCCCACCTCTCCTTTTCAGTCTCATAAAAAGAGGACTGACAAAACTCCCCCCCTCCCCCAAGTCATTTCCTCTGTCATTCCCTGGGGCTGGTACAGGGAAAAGACTTTGGCAGGACAGTAAATATATTTTCCCATCACACCAGGGAACCCAGTGCGGATATGGGGACTGTTTGGGCCTTGTTTTAGAGGCCTGTTGCAGAACCTGCACAGACGCTCGTCCTTTGCCTTCCTTTTCTCCCGCTCCTCCATTGCCTGCCTTGCTTCAGCTGAGCGCTGCTTTGCAGCCTCCAGCTCTCGAGTGAAAAATGGTGTGTCCGCAAAGTCCAgagagttaagagagttaatcTTAACTATCTCCGTCATCCGaagctgcttgtttttttttcagaatcgGGATATAATACAGATAATATCCATTATTCCTCACTATCTGGCATTGAATTAGACTAACTAATTTGTTTTGGGTCAGTTAGGATTTCctaaattatttaaacacattATGAATAACAAAATAATGACAGAGATAATCGagtgatttattttaacttatttcaaattcagaagttgaCATGCACACGCctttttttaatagaaattcACTCAGTTATTGACGCAACATGTGTGTGTTCTATTGGTTCTTGTGCAACAAGGCGTAACCAGCGCGTGACGTCAACCCTCACGAGCGCTGCTTGTTTTGGAGGAAGTGAACAGAGCTCCGTTCAGCTAGCAGTTAGCCGCTTAGCCTGACAGGAAAAGTGAGTGCCTAAACTGCCCATCATATTTAGTCATTTTACTCCGACATTAACAGTATTGATTTTGACAGGTAGGGTTAGTGGAGAGCCTAACTTTGGGAAAGCTGTCGTCGCCCTAAACGTGTTGTTTTGTGTAACGTTAGTCGGAGCTTTTAGCGCGTCAAGCTAGCTCTTCCATCACAGGCGGAGGAAAAAGTCCACCTTTGatttttgtacatttcttttttttttatctgagggCTCTTCGTCCAGGTTGGTTTGAAGTGACTCAATCTGTTTGTTACTGACAATATATCATTGCTGTCGTTATCTAATCAGAAATAATCAACATTCCCCTGTCTTAGCTCAGAGTTACCTCATTTTAACTACATGGTTATTTGGTGTCGTACAATCGACCACAAAATagcttaaatattattttgtataaAATAGGACCGATTACAAGTTGTCTTCCGTTGTTTTCTGTTCACTTGCCAACCCTACAGTGCAGCTGGGTCAGTTGTTTACTCTGCCTTGCTAACTAGCTGAATTGCGAAGCTGTGTTTGAAGTCTACATAACCGTATTATAACTCGTAGATGCGTGACAAGGCTTATCAGCATGAAAACATGCAGAATCAGAAAGGTCAGTTGTGAATGATACCGGTGACCCattattttccacttacagcacTTGTTGTGGATGTATTAGCCTGCCAAGTCATGGTTCCGTTAGTCGTGTGTTTAAAACCATGTGATCAGTCCCTGACACAGTGTCATGGGGTTCAGATTATGCGAGTTGCAAAGATAGCTCTATGCTAGTTTTGCCTCCGGCCATCCTTGTTCGCGTATAACTTTAGAGCAAAGTTTAGGACGTGAGTTGTTGGAATCTGTGACATCTCTcttgtttggtttgtttagcGCGTCACCTGATTGCAGTAATAGTTTCAAATCTCCCTGGAATAGATTTTGGACTCCGGGAATTACAGCTTTATGAGAAGGTTATTATTACGCAACAGGCTAGGCTGAAGTGAGAAATTTCATATGTGATGGCTTCCTAAGCAGGTGTTGTGCCATTAATTGATGGTCTGCCAAAAACTGATCATTGCAGCTGTTGCAGGTTCAAATTCGGACAATCAAACAGTATTGGCactaagaaaaaacacatttgtctcTCAGGGACTTCTTAAGGTTTGTTTCCCTTTaacttaaagaaaaacacagacttgGGGTTAGGACAAatagggtaaataaaaaaaaaaaacagacagactgactgactaaaaaaacaaaacaatgggtAAATAAACAAAGGTAGGGCAGCAAAATTGCCTACTTGCCTCTTGGAGACATTGCAGCTGCTAGACAGTGGGCACCTGTAATCAGGTTTTGGCAGACCATCACTTTAAGGCACAACACCAGGATGTACGGGAGTCTATGCATGCTACAAAAGTAACCCGCTACCATGATCACAAGATTTTACTATAACCTTTGGGTGTATGTCGAGCTGCTAAATGGGATAATGACTTGTAGCCGTTTTATTAACTTAtagcttttgttattttattcctGCTGTTTCTCTTACATTTTTGGTACAGCACCTTGGTCAGCtcttatgttgttttttaagtGCTTTAGAAATAAAGTGGTATGGTGTAATTGGGGCAGGGTGTAgtccattttaaaatgaagtggTAACTTGGGGTTGCATTTGAAGCACCACACTTAAATCAAGTCATCTTGCTCTATGAGctttttatttctccaaaatatGTAGATGTTCTATTTTTTGGGATGAGCCACTGTGTTTGGataaatggatagatggaccaGCCAGTCGGTCAATGATCAGAATGAGCCAGTTTGCCCTTGATTAGCTTTGATCTGTGGTCGACAGGTCAAGTacaagaaatgtatttatttttttcccaccattcattaaatgcatcaaaaaaaGGAACTCGCATCATTTTTGGTTTCTTTAATTATCAACCAACAGCTCTTTGATCCGATGTTCTTGTGTTTCAAAAAATTAGGAGAATAGTGAAGGACAAGCTTTTTTGATGCATTTCTAATAACTTCACTATTGAGGTTCTTTGTGTGGTTATTGTTTTATATGCCATTTATCATCAGATTCATTTATAGCAGCCTACAGGAATGGCCATTTGAGAGTCAAAAAATATTCtatgaaattgtttttttttttgtcacttgtTGAAAATGACCAACTCAGTCAGATTAACCTTCAACAtcatattcaaattatttatacttttaataCCAAACAGTAAAGAATTATCAGAACTGGAAAAGACACAATACTGCATTAAATGTTATCTGCAGAGTGAGGACTTCTTCTGCgttttagagatgcaccaaccAGGCTTTTCCTGGTTGATACCAGTATTTTGGTTTCTTTGAGGTCTTGCGTGTTGATcccgattttcttttttctaaggACTAAACGCAAATAAGAGAAAAATCTGCTTCGAGTAGAGCTCAAGAGGCCTGTGGATGATACTTCACTGTGCAAGGATTAGGGTTTTGTAGAGCTATTCATTGTTGTAAATTAGGTTTTTTTACCAGCATCGCAATTTTACAATTCATTTGGCTGAATGAAGACACAAAGGTTTTCTAAGTCTCTTCAAGCCGTTGATTGTGAAACTATTGCTCTTCACCACAAATGTATCTGCATGAATTTAGCAGCATCTTTCTGCAAACATTAAAGTACCTAAACTCAAACATGAACTAACTATGGATACTTAAAtcagaaaaatcaaacatttgcttcattctttttatttctctttaaatgtttgtttttgtcttcacAGCTGTGGAACCATGACGTCAAGGAAGAAAGTTCTACTCAAAGTCATCATCCTTGGAGACTCTGGGTAAGAGGTTATTACGGTCTGAATAACAACCTCTTGGCATCATGGTgacttttcttttccttctgtttttgtcaAGACGTGCTGAGTATTGATCTGCTATGTTTTTGTAGAGTCGGGAAGACCTCATTAATGAACCAGTATGTGAATAAGAAGTTCAGCAACCAGTACAAAGCCACAATCGGTGCTGATTTCCTAACGAAAGAAGTTATGGTAGATGACAGACTTGTCACAATGCAGGTATGtatcaagctttaagaaaatGTCACACTACCCTACATGACACCTGAGTTCAAGTCAAACATTAAGCATAATGtgttagaataaataaattcctACATTTTTGTGTTGAGATTCTTGTAACTGTTCTGTGTTACAGATTTGGGACACAGCAGGTCAAGAGAGGTTCCAGTCTTTAGGTGTAGCCTTCTATCGTGGAGCAGACTGCTGTGTTCTGGTGTTTGATGTGACTGCGCCCAACACCTTCAAGACCTTAGACAGCTGGAGGGACGAGTTCTTGATTCAGGCTAGCCCACGAGACCCTGAGAACTTCCCTTTTGTGGTGCTGGGGAACAAGATTGACCTGGAGAACCGACAGGTTAAGTAATGTTTTTCTTATGAGATGATTTTGATAAAAGTTAAAGATGGATTTTAAAGTATATTGGAGGAAAGGTCTGCCCATGACTAAAGATTCTTTCGTCATGGGCATTTTCTTCTGCAGGCCCGTTTATACCCACTCTTCGAAGCTGACATGATTTTTAGAAAACGTTACCGTTAGCGGTCGCAGAGGGTGAAAGGAAGCGGGAACAGACTCAGCACTGACATAAAAACCACATGGAAAGAGCTCAGATGTCAGTCAAAGGGCAGATACGCTCATAAAAATGAGCGTAGCGATGACAAAAATGCGCTGGTGAGAACCCTGGTATTGCTGAAGTCTGTTCTGGGCCCTTTCACTTCGTCGCCAGTTGGACAAAAAGTCCCCTAGATGTTAATTTGTGAAATATCTCACCGATACTAAAAATAGCTGGCATTCAGTATTCTTCTCCCAGTAACAGCATCCACACTGAGGAGTATTGTGGTCAGTGTGACCTGGTAGCCTTTCAGGTACAGTGCGTTCACTGATCGGataataattacattttcagtgttCTGACTGCCCAGTCAACCCTAAAATGATTTTTAGTGAATAATATCAGCTCCTTTGTGTTTTAGGTAACAACCAAACGAGCACAGGCTTGGTGTCAGAGCAAGAACAACATCCCGTATTTCGAAACCAGCGCCAAGGAGGCGATCAACGTGGAGCAGGCCTTTCAGACTATTGCACGCAATGCTCTTAAACAGGTAACAGGAGGGTGAACACATAAACAGCTTGGTAATGTAGTTCCCTCCATTCACTCTGGCTATGCTGTCTGATCTCAGGAGACCGAAGTGGAGTTGTACAACGAGTTCCCCGAGCCCATAAAGCTGGACAGGAACGAGCGAGCTAAGCCTTCAGCAGAGACCTGTAGCTGCTGAGGACGCTGAAGACCATCAGGGGCTTTTCATCGCCCGCATCACCCTGTCTTGCCTTGTCTATTTATCCTCTGTCCCATGGCCCCACTGTTATACCCTAATGTCTAACATACAGGCAGCATCCCACTCATGAGTATATTattgcacacacatgcacacacgcaCAAACACACTACACATTTTCTATAAAATAGTCTTTTAGTCCAAAGAACATGTCAAGGAAAGAACTAGGTGTTTTTGTTTGATGCTTGTTTTTCCCCAGTCTTCATACTCGTTTCAGGTGGTTTGGCCTCAATTTCCTTCTGTTTCACACATTTCTGCTTTCACTCCCAGTGTATTTTGATACTTAAAGTGGGAAATCAAAGCATTACTTCTGTATGTATTTTGAACTTTTGACTTCGATTAGACaagcatttttttgttgttttttttaatcaaaaatgtctAATTGTGGTGGTTATTTTCTCTGTCAGTCTACCACTGCTGCACGAACAGAGGAAACACTGCTGCTTCACGTTTTACTTCAAATACTCGTTACCATGGTATAAAACCTAAACCACATGTAAGAAATGTTTCTACATCAGCAGGGCTTTTGTGTGAAGGTAAGCGAGTAGATCAGATGATAATGAAGGCTGGTTTCTTAAAATTGGCATATAATTGAgaattaagtttaaaaaaaaagtctgtctAGCAAGTatgtacagttttttttctttagtttgcAATCATGCTGTCAGTAGCTTAAATTTATGGAGACGACTCCTTTTGAGCCACAATAAATGTAACTGTAGCTCAGGTTGTGACTTTTGATCTAAGCGCTGTTCCTCTGTCGGGAAAATGAAGGTTcatcttgtaatcttttaaattcATACACCATGCGACATGGGAAGCAACCGAATCAAGGCAGCACGTCGGTCTACCTGATAGACCTGGGGGAGAGCGTTTTCTGAAATAACTCCTATTAGCAACTAGGTTTCATTTACAAGACTGTGTACAATTGCAACTCTTTCAATCATGGTTTAGGGAAGGCATAAAAGCTGTTGTAAATCTCCATATCTGACTCTGCCAACTTGCTGGTGGCAGTTCAAGTGCTTCTTTATTTTAACTGATTGGATCTTTAATTGTTCATTTGTATAATACTGAGTTAGAAATTCATTATAGAGCCTAAAATAGCACACATACTGTAACTCtgaaaatctaaaaagaaaCATGGAAGTATTTGGCATTCATCATTGTTGTAATATGGTAATGCACAACATCTACATTGTTTCAAAATGTCTTTGCGTTTCCAGTAATATGGATAATAAAAATCTTGAATTAAGCAGACAgagtttttggtatttttttattaaatctcagacattgttatatttaaatgtttatggtATCAACATTAATctataaacatttttctctcaACAATGAAAACAGTTTAAGCTGAGAATTTAAGACATAAATGACGTCTAACAGCGTAAAACTAAATTTCTTTCTCCGAGTCAGTTCATGTGTTTACTTCGTTCTTGGTTTCTTATTGGCTCCCTGAAGCCACAGCTGAAGTCGTCCTACGGGCTTGCATTGAGTCTTGGCGTTGTGTTCCTGCTCTTCCTTGGTCTCATTTGTGTCAGGCTCTTTCCTTTTTGAAGGGCTGCTGCTCGACAGCCAGCTCATCATCATCTTGCTGCTTGCTGTGGCTTTGAGCTCCTGAAAAACCAAGGGGCAAACTGGTTGTCTTCTTCTAACTACAGTGAAAGTGAAACAGATTTATTGCACAGAGACACATTTTAGGTGTCGTTTTCTGTTAATCGTGATGATTACGGCTAACCAAAATTCGGTTTCTCGGacaatttatattatttatatattatttcataagacttaaaaaaagggattttaatacagaaatgtaggcAAGAATTGCATTGTTGTCTATGGTGTCCCAATAATCCATGGATTCTCTGTTGGGTTTAGGTCGGTTAAGTTTGTAATCCGAGTTTGTATGACTGCATAGTTGTGTTTTGACCACAGTCACAGCTGTTATTACCTTTTTGCTGTTGAGATCCATCGGTCGAAGGCACTCTGGGGAGTTGTTGCGTGAGTTGTTGACAAAAGAAGACACAGGGTGAAATGTCAAAATGTCTTTGGACTGAAGCAGTTTGATGGCATCAAGAGACTTCACCTCCCCAAAATCAAGCCATCTTCCCACTTCTTCCTCTCCGTCCAGGATGGCTGGCATCctgaagaaaacaattttaaaacacaaggttgtttacattttatcagGGTTTTACGATTGAAACGTTACACGCCGACTGTATGGCTAGCCTCACTGCCCCAGGGTAGCTGTAGCcacactgtcagtgtgtgtgttaatgGCGCTTTGAGGTCCAAACCATTTTAATTTGGAAGCCATTAGTTTTGGCCAAAACACTGAGGTGTATTCCAAACAAGTCATCTactcttttaattttattttatttttttagaaatttaaatcttCATCTTTATGAAATGAAATGGGGAGAAGAGTCTGAAACCCAAAAGTATTGTTCCATACTTTCCACACCTGAATGTactaaaaacaaattccttacttttttaaaaagtgtaggAAACCGTATTACTGAACACAAAGAGGAGAGAAGAAAACGTTTTCCATGAAGTCACTCTTACCTGTCGTGAATGCTTTGCAGATTTGATGAAGCATTCACAGTGATAACGCTGTAGGTGTAAAGAGGTTCTCCACcacctggtggcgtccagcagtCAAACACTCCGGCCATCGTCAGCAACCTCCATCCAGTCCACTCAGCGGGAGCTTCACTTTCCTTCCGAGCACAAAAAAACTGACATTAAGACTAATACATGACCTTGCATGAAATATGAATACAACATTTATAGTGTTTCTATtgcaaaagacaataaaaaagacTGCAAACCTCTGACAGGCCAGAGGAGAATTCCCTCATCTCTGAGCTCTCTTTTATGCAAGTTGGAGACATGAGGTCATGCTGATCCTCTTTTTTCTCCTGGCTCGGACCCTTTTTCTGGGCAAAGTAGATGAAGAAAGGCTGCTTCTCCTTTCCGTTTCTCCGCCACTCATAAAATCCATCAGCCATGATGACGCAGCGCTGTCCCTTCAATAGGGGATCCTTTGAAAAGAGGTCAAGGGGACAAACACCAAACATAAAGCAAGACCACAGAACGCAGAATAGAAAGATTTC comes from Girardinichthys multiradiatus isolate DD_20200921_A chromosome 20, DD_fGirMul_XY1, whole genome shotgun sequence and encodes:
- the rab7a gene encoding ras-related protein Rab-7a is translated as MTSRKKVLLKVIILGDSGVGKTSLMNQYVNKKFSNQYKATIGADFLTKEVMVDDRLVTMQIWDTAGQERFQSLGVAFYRGADCCVLVFDVTAPNTFKTLDSWRDEFLIQASPRDPENFPFVVLGNKIDLENRQVTTKRAQAWCQSKNNIPYFETSAKEAINVEQAFQTIARNALKQETEVELYNEFPEPIKLDRNERAKPSAETCSC
- the hmces gene encoding abasic site processing protein HMCES, producing MCGRTACTLAPDEVSRACSYRNRGGRRRQPRWRDGDADKYRPSYNKSPQSMSPVLVSQRHFDKSAPVDECVLASMRWGLIPGWFKENDPSKMQYSTSNCRSENILEKKSYKDPLLKGQRCVIMADGFYEWRRNGKEKQPFFIYFAQKKGPSQEKKEDQHDLMSPTCIKESSEMREFSSGLSEESEAPAEWTGWRLLTMAGVFDCWTPPGGGEPLYTYSVITVNASSNLQSIHDRMPAILDGEEEVGRWLDFGEVKSLDAIKLLQSKDILTFHPVSSFVNNSRNNSPECLRPMDLNSKKELKATASSKMMMSWLSSSSPSKRKEPDTNETKEEQEHNAKTQCKPVGRLQLWLQGANKKPRTK